The following proteins are encoded in a genomic region of Sesamum indicum cultivar Zhongzhi No. 13 linkage group LG8, S_indicum_v1.0, whole genome shotgun sequence:
- the LOC105167329 gene encoding eukaryotic translation initiation factor 4E-1 has protein sequence MVEETEKSSTAAVKEETEKNSSSMANPKEEESAGGNSDVATAPSKEIAPPPPARHPLEHAWTFWFDNPSAKSKQAAWGSSIRPIYTFSTVEDFWSVYNNIHHPSKLAVGADFHCFKNKIEPKWEDPVCANGGKWTVSFSRGKSDTCWLYTLLAMIGEQFDYGDEICGAVVNVRARQEKIALWTKNAANEAAQLSIGRQWKEFLDYSDSIGFIFHDDAKRLDRNAKNRYTV, from the exons ATGGTTGAAGAAACTGAGAAATCATCGACCGCAGCCGTTAAGGAGGAGACCGAGAAAAACTCATCATCAATGGCGAACCCTAAGGAAGAGGAGTCTGCTGGTGGCAATTCAGACGTAGCGACGGCGCCATCGAAAGAAATCGCCCCGCCGCCGCCCGCTAGGCATCCGTTGGAGCACGCCTGGACATTCTGGTTCGACAATCCTTCCGCCAAATCCAAACAGGCGGCTTGGGGAAGCTCCATTCGCCCTATTTATACCTTCTCCACCGTTGAAGACTTTTGGAG TGTTTATAACAATATACACCACCCTAGCAAGCTGGCAGTGGGAGCAGACTTTCATtgtttcaaaaacaaaatcgAGCCCAAATGGGAAGACCCCGTCTGTGCCAATGGGGGGAAGTGGACAGTTAGTTTTTCTAGGGGAAAATCTGACACTTGTTGGCTGTATACG TTGTTGGCAATGATCGGAGAACAATTTGATTATGGTGATGAAATATGTGGAGCTGTTGTCAATGTCCGAGCTAGGCAGGAGAAAATTGCTCTGTGGACGAAGAATGCTGCGAATGAAGCTGCTCAG TTGAGCATTGGAAGACAATGGAAAGAGTTTCTGGACTACAGTGACTCAATTGGTTTCATATTCCAT GATGATGCGAAGAGGCTTGACAGAAATGCCAAGAATCGTTATACTGTGTGA
- the LOC105167328 gene encoding protein SRG1 — translation MEPKLGGSLPVPIVQELAKEKLATVPPRYVRPDQHQQTILSTLSSLPQIPVIDMQKLLDKYSVDSELEALNHACQEWGFFQLINHGVDSTVVEKMKLEVQEFFNLPIEEKNKFMQKEEDIEGYGQAFVVSEEQKLDWGDMFFVGTSPTYLRKPYLIPKLPPTFRDAIELYASELKVLAMKILKLMAKALNIKAEEMNTLFAEGVQSMRMNYYPPCPQPELVTGLCPHSDAVGLTILLQANEMEGLQIKKDGAWIPVSPLPNAFVINIGDILEIWTNGAYRSIEHRATVNSTKERLSIATFLSPNMDGHLGPAASLVTPQTPAKFKTIAVAEYFKGLISRELVGKSYVDLMRI, via the exons ATGGAACCAAAGCTAGGCGGCTCTCTTCCGGTGCCTATTGTGCAAGAACTGGCCAAGGAGAAACTAGCAACGGTTCCTCCAAGATACGTGCGCCCAGATCAACATCAACAGACAATTCTCTCTACTCTTTCTTCCTTGCCTCAAATCCCTGTCATCGATATGCAGAAGTTATTAGACAAATACTCAGTGGATTCTGAGCTTGAAGCCCTGAATCATGCATGCCAAGAATGGGGTTTCTTTCAG ttGATCAATCATGGGGTGGACTCCACTGTGGTGGAGAAAATGAAGTTAGAAGTCCAAGAATTCTTCAATCTTCCAATAGAAGAAAAGAACAAGTTCATGCAAAAGGAAGAGGACATAGAGGGCTATGGGCAAGCCTTTGTTGTATCAGAAGAGCAAAAGCTTGACTGGGGTGACATGTTTTTCGTCGGAACCTCACCAACATACCTCAGAAAGCCTTACTTAATTCCCAAGCTTCCTCCTACTTTCAG GGACGCCATAGAATTGTATGCATCAGAACTGAAAGTTCTTGCCATGAAGATTCTAAAGCTAATGGCAAAAGCCTTGAACATAAAAGCTGAAGAAATGAATACGCTGTTCGCAGAAGGGGTTCAATCGATGAGGATGAATTACTATCCTCCGTGTCCGCAACCGGAGCTTGTCACGGGTCTCTGCCCACACTCCGATGCAGTCGGCCTCACCATTCTCCTCCAAGCAAACGAAATGGAGGGCCTCCAGATCAAGAAAGATGGAGCCTGGATTCCCGTTTCTCCACTCCCTAATGCATTCGTCATCAATATCGGGGATATCTTGGAG ATTTGGACGAATGGGGCATACAGGAGCATCGAGCATCGAGCAACTGTCAACTCCACAAAGGAGAGGCTCTCCATCGCCACATTTCTGAGCCCCAACATGGACGGTCATCTGGGCCCGGCGGCAAGCCTTGTCACTCCTCAGACTCCAGCAAAATTCAAGACGATTGCGGTGGCTGAATATTTCAAGGGACTCATCTCGCGGGAACTCGTCGGGAAATCATACGTCGACCTCATGAGGATTTAG
- the LOC105167551 gene encoding GDSL esterase/lipase At1g29670 yields the protein MAQSMTKLCTILRVFLYIITIMESGIVVIIEGKEQQVLPCLFFMGDSLTDNGNNNFLFTIAKSNYFPYGIDYPDGATGRFSNARNVPDFLAEFLGFEKPIPPFATANHTDILRGLNYGSGGAGILDRTGAQLGDEISLNRQLQNHGGTVSTTTLLLGFNATRAREHLNKCLYIVNMGSNDYINNYLMPHVYPTSRLHTPDQFAEILIQQYSQQLRTLHGYGARKIAIFGLGMLGCIPEYANGTACVDSINSVVRPFNSRLRPLVDTLNTDLPDAQFILIDTSSISAGIDLSALGIRVSNAPCCQVSESVGLCIAGKVPCSNRDEYSFWDNFHPTEILNRAVAQRAYTAVLPSDAYPFDIRCLAQL from the exons ATGGCTCAAAGCATGACAAAATTATGTACAATTCTGCGTGtgttcttatatattattaccaTTATGGAAAGTGGTATAGTCGTAATTATTGAGGGGAAAGAGCAGCAAGTACTGCCCTGTTTGTTTTTCATGGGAGATTCTCTCACTGATAATGGCAACAACAACTTTCTCTTCACGATCGCAAAGTCTAATTATTTCCCTTACGGGATTGATTATCCCGACGGCGCAACCGGCAGATTCAGCAATGCCCGAAATGTCCCTGATTTCCTTg CTGAATTCCTGGGTTTTGAGAAACCTATCCCACCCTTTGCAACTGCAAATCATACGGACATTCTCAGAGGTCTGAATTATGGGTCAGGTGGAGCTGGAATCCTCGACCGGACTGGAGCACAATTG GGCGATGAAATCAGCTTGAACAGGCAGCTGCAGAATCATGGAGGCACGGTTTCTACAACCACGCTTTTGCTTGGATTCAATGCTACTCGAGCCAGAGAGCATCTGAACAAGTGCCTCTACATTGTTAACATGGGAAGTAACGATTACATCAACAACTACTTGATGCCGCACGTTTACCCAACAAGTAGGCTTCACACACCGGATCAGTTTGCAGAAATCTTGATCCAACAATACTCTCAACAACTAAGG ACGTTGCACGGGTATGGAGCAAGAAAAATAGCGATATTTGGGTTGGGTATGCTGGGCTGCATACCTGAATACGCCAATGGAACTGCTTGTGTCGACTCCATTAATAGCGTCGTCCGCCCATTCAATAGCAGGTTGAGGCCACTCGTAGACACCCTTAATACCGACCTACCCGATGCCCAATTTATCTTGATTGACACCAGCAGCATTTCTGCAGGAATAGATCTTTCAGCTTTag GTATTAGAGTTAGCAATGCTCCATGCTGCCAAGTAAGTGAATCCGTGGGACTATGCATTGCTGGTAAAGTTCCATGTAGCAACAGAGATGAGTACAGTTTTTGGGACAATTTTCATCCTACAGAAATTCTGAACCGTGCAGTGGCCCAGAGAGCATACACCGCAGTGCTACCCTCCGATGCTTACCCATTCGATATACGTTGTCTTGCTcaactttaa
- the LOC105167326 gene encoding protein SRG1-like gives MEPKLGGSLPVPIVQELGKEKLATVPPRYVRPDQHQQMILSSLSSLPPIPVIDMQKLSDKYSLDSELQALHNACQEWGFFQLINHGVDAAVVEKMKLQVQEFFNLPIEEKRKFRQEEGDLQGYGQAFVVSEEQKLDWADLFYIVTSPTYLRKPHLILKLPSTFRDAIEEYASELKILAMKILKLMAKALDMKVEEMETLFAEGMQSMRMNYYPPCPQPELVTGLYPHTDAAGITILLQLNEVDALQIKKDGFWIPVAPLPNAFIINIGDILEIVTNGAYRSIEHMATVNKEKERLSIATFLSANLDGDMGPAQSLITPHTPAKFKRIRAAEYSKGYFSRELVGKSYLDTMRI, from the exons ATGGAACCAAAGCTAGGCGGCTCTCTTCCGGTGCCTATTGTGCAAGAATTGGGCAAGGAGAAATTAGCCACAGTTCCTCCAAGATACGTGCGCCCAGATCAACATCAACAGATgattctctcttctctttcttccttGCCTCCAATCCCTGTAATCGATATGCAGAAGTTATCAGACAAATACTCACTGGATTCTGAGCTTCAGGCCCTTCATAACGCATGCCAAGAATGGGGTTTTTTTCAG TTGATCAACCATGGGGTGGACGCTGCGGTGGTGGAGAAAATGAAGTTGCAAGTGCAAGAATTCTTCAATCTCCCAATAGAGGAGAAGAGGAAGTTCAGGCAAGAGGAAGGGGACTTACAGGGTTATGGGCAAGCCTTTGTCGTGTCAGAAGAGCAAAAGCTTGATTGGGCAGACCTGTTTTACATAGTTACTTCGCCAACTTACCTCAGAAAGCCTCACTTAATCCTTAAGCTTCCTTCTACTTTCAG GGACGCCATAGAAGAGTACGCATCAGAACTGAAAATTCTCGCCATGAAGATTCTAAAGCTAATGGCAAAAGCCTTAGACATGAAAGTTGAAGAAATGGAAACGCTATTCGCAGAAGGGATGCAATCGATGAGGATGAATTACTATCCTCCGTGTCCCCAGCCGGAGCTCGTCACGGGCCTCTACCCACACACCGATGCAGCTGGGATCACCATTCTCCTCCAACTCAATGAAGTGGACGCCCTCCAAATCAAGAAAGACGGATTCTGGATTCCCGTTGCTCCACTCCCTAATGCATTCATCATCAACATTGGAGATATATTGGAG ATTGTTACCAATGGAGCTTATAGGAGCATTGAGCATATGGCAACTGTGaacaaagagaaagagaggctCTCCATTGCCACATTTCTGAGTGCGAATCTGGATGGTGATATGGGTCCGGCGCAAAGCCTCATCACTCCTCACACTCCAGCGAAATTCAAGAGGATCAGGGCGGCTGAATATAGTAAGGGATACTTCTCGCGGGAGCTCGTGGGGAAATCATACTTGGACACTATGAGGATTTAG
- the LOC105167327 gene encoding protein SRG1-like, which translates to MDPKLTKLGSSLPVPIVQELAKEESATVPPRYVRPDQHQQMTLSSLNSSFPQIPVIDMQKFSDIHTMDSELHALHDACQEWGFFQLMWGGVDSAVVEKMKSEIQEFFNLPIEEKKKFRQKEGDVEGYGQAFVVSEEQKLDWADMFYIVTSPTYLRKPHLIPQLPPTFRDAIEVYASELKILAMKILKLMAKALDMKAEEMETLFAQGMQGLRMNYYPPCPQPELVTGLYPHSDAVGLTILLQVNEMEGLQIKKDGVWIPVCPLPNAFVINVGDVLEIVTNGAYRSIEHRATVNSKKERLSIATFLSPNLDGQLGPASSLVTPQTPANFKTIGVTEYFKGLFSRKLAGKSYLDLMRI; encoded by the exons ATGGACCCAAAATTAACAAAGCTAGGCAGCTCTCTTCCGGTGCCTATCGTACAAGAATTGGCCAAGGAGGAATCAGCAACAGTTCCTCCAAGATACGTGCGCCCAGATCAACATCAACAGATGACCCTCTCTTCTCTCAACTCTTCCTTCCCTCAAATCCCCGTCATTGATATGCAAAAGTTTTCAGACATCCATACAATGGATTCTGAGCTTCATGCCCTGCATGATGCATGTCAAGAATGGGGGTTTTTCCAG TTGATGTGGGGTGGGGTGGACTCTGCTGTGGTGGAGAAAATGAAGTCAGAAATCCAGGAATTCTTCAATCTCCCaatagaagaaaagaagaaattcagGCAGAAGGAAGGGGACGTAGAGGGCTATGGGCAAGCCTTTGTTGTATCAGAAGAGCAAAAGCTCGACTGGGCTGACATGTTTTACATAGTTACCTCACCAACTTACCTCAGAAAGCCTCACTTAATTCCCCAGCTTCCTCCTACTTTCAG GGATGCCATAGAAGTGTACGCATCAGAACTGAAAATTCTTGCCATGAAGATTCTAAAGCTAATGGCAAAAGCTTTAGACATGAAAGCTGAAGAAATGGAAACACTATTCGCACAAGGGATGCAAGGGTTGAGGATGAATTACTACCCTCCGTGTCCTCAGCCGGAGCTTGTCACGGGTCTCTACCCTCACTCCGATGCAGTCGGGCTCACCATTCTCCTCCAAGTGAATGAAATGGAAGGCCTCCAGATCAAGAAAGATGGAGTCTGGATTCCCGTTTGTCCACTCCCTAATGCGTTCGTCATCAACGTTGGAGATGTTCTGGAG ATTGTGACGAATGGGGCATACAGGAGCATAGAGCATCGAGCAACTGTCAACTCCAAAAAAGAGAGGCTCTCCATCGCCACCTTTCTGAGCCCAAACCTGGATGGTCAACTGGGCCCGGCGAGCAGCCTTGTCACACCTCAGACACCAGCAAACTTCAAGACGATTGGGGTGACTGAATATTTCAAGGGACTATTCTCTCGGAAACTCGCGGGGAAATCATATTTGGACCTCATGAGGATTTAG
- the LOC105167331 gene encoding GDSL esterase/lipase At5g45670, with product MGSGITKRWMMVWVVAAVVLNLHRGILAAPQVPCFFIFGDSLVDNGNNNNIQSLAKANYLPYGIDFPRGPTGRFSNGKTTVDVVAELLGFDGYIPPYARARGQEVLKGVNYASAAAGIRPETGQQLGGRIDFTGQVNNYKNTVAQVVSLLGGQDAAATYLSKCIYSVGVGSNDYLNNYFMPLFYSTSRRYSPEQYATLLIQQYAQQLRNLYNYGARKFALVGVGQIGCSPNALAQNSPDGSTCVQRINNANRIFNSKLRALVDDFNRNATDAKFIYIDAYGIFQDLIDNPSSFGFRVKNAGCCGVGRNNGQITCLPLQTPCRNRNEYLFWDAFHPTEAANIIVGRRSYSAQKASDAYPFDIRRLAQL from the exons ATGGGTAGTGGGATCACTAAGAGATGGATGATGGTGTGGGTGGTCGCCGCGGTGGTTCTCAATCTCCACCGTGGGATTCTGGCAGCGCCCCAAGTTCCATGCTTCTTTATATTTGGCGATTCTTTGGTCGACAATGGCAATAACAACAACATTCAATCGTTGGCCAAGGCTAATTACCTGCCTTATGGGATTGATTTCCCCCGCGGCCCAACAGGACGGTTCTCCAATGGTAAAACGACAGTCGACGTGGTCG CTGAGCTACTAGGGTTTGATGGTTACATTCCGCCGTACGCCAGGGCCCGTGGCCAAGAAGTACTCAAGGGAGTGAACTATGCGTCTGCCGCTGCTGGAATTAGGCCAGAAACTGGGCAGCAATTG GGTGGACGGATTGATTTCACTGGACAAGTGAATAACTACAAGAACACTGTTGCGCAAGTGGTGAGCTTACTCGGCGGCCAAGACGCTGCTGCTACTTATCTCAGCAAGTGCATATACTCAGTTGGAGTGGGCAGCAACGACTACCTTAACAACTATTTCATGCCTCTTTTCTACTCAACCAGTCGCCGCTATTCACCTGAACAGTACGCCACTCTTCTCATTCAACAATACGCCCAACAATTAAGG AATTTGTACAACTATGGAGCTAGGAAGTTCGCGTTGGTTGGAGTCGGCCAAATCGGGTGCAGCCCCAACGCGTTGGCGCAAAACAGCCCGGATGGTTCAACATGCGTGCAAAGAATTAACAACGCGAATCGTATATTCAACAGCAAGCTGAGGGCATTGGTTGATGACTTCAACAGAAATGCGACAGATGCAAAATTCATCTACATTGATGCTTACGGAATTTTCCAGGATTTAATTGATAACCCCTCATCTTTTG GTTTCAGGGTGAAAAATGCCGGGTGCTGTGGTGTGGGGAGGAACAATGGGCAAATCACATGTCTGCCTCTACAAACTCCATGCCGGAACAGAAATGAGTACCTGTTTTGGGACGCATTTCATCCTACTGAAGCCGCAAACATTATCGTGGGTCGGAGATCGTATAGCGCTCAAAAGGCATCAGATGCATATCCATTTGATATTCGCCGTCTGGCTCAGCTCTAA
- the LOC105167325 gene encoding uncharacterized protein LOC105167325, with product MDPKLTNLGGSLPVPIVQELAKEESATVPPRYVRPDQHQQLVLSSLDSSFPQIPVIDMQKFSDIHTMDSELHALHDACQEWGFFQLMNHGVDSAVVEKMKSEIQEFFNLPIEEKKKLRQKEGDLEGYGQAFVVSEEQKLDWADMFYIVTSPTYLRKPHLIPQLPPTFRDTIEVYASELKILGMKILKLMAKALDMKAEEMETLFAQGMQSMRMSYYPPCPQPELVTGLYPHSDAVGLTILLQVNEVDALQLKKDGFWIPIAPLPNAFIINVGDIVEIVTNGAYRSNEHRVTVNKEKARLSISTFLSPNLDGDMGPAPSLITPPHTPAKFKRIGVAEYFKGYFSRELAGKSYLDLMKIKLVEAYAMDPKLTKLGSSLPVPIVQELAKEKLATVPPRYVRPDQHQHTILSALNSSFPQIPVIDMQKFSDIYTMDSELQALHNACQEWGFFQLINHGVGSAVMEKMKIEIQEFFNLPIEEKKKLKHEEGDIQGYGQAFVVSEDQKLDWGDMFAIVTSPIYLRKPHLIAKLPATFRDATEVYASELKVLAMKILKLMAKALDMKAEEMETLFAEGMHSMRMNYYPPCPQPELVTGLCPHSDADGLTILLQVNEMEGLQIKKDGVWIPVSPLPNAFVINIGDNLEILTNGAYRSIEHRATVNKDKERISIATFLGANLDGDMGPSPSLVTPQTPAKFKRIGVTEYLKGLFSRELMGKSYLDLMRI from the exons ATGGACCCAAAATTAACAAATCTAGGCGGCTCTCTTCCGGTGCCTATCGTACAAGAATTGGCCAAGGAGGAATCAGCAACAGTTCCTCCAAGATACGTGCGCCCAGATCAACATCAACAGCTGGTTCTCTCTTCTCTCGACTCTTCCTTCCCTCAAATCCCCGTCATTGATATGCAAAAGTTTTCAGACATCCATACAATGGATTCCGAGCTTCATGCCCTGCATGATGCATGTCAAGAATGGGGGTTTTTCCAG TTGATGAACCATGGGGTGGACTCTGCTGTGGTGGAGAAAATGAAGTCAGAAATCCAGGAATTCTTCAATCTCCCaatagaagaaaagaagaaattgaggCAGAAGGAAGGGGACCTAGAGGGCTATGGGCAAGCCTTTGTTGTATCAGAAGAGCAAAAGCTCGACTGGGCTGACATGTTTTACATAGTTACTTCACCAACTTACCTCAGAAAGCCTCACTTAATTCCCCAGCTTCCTCCTACTTTCAG GGATACCATAGAAGTGTACGCATCAGAACTGAAAATTCTTGGCATGAAGATTCTAAAGCTAATGGCAAAAGCTTTAGACATGAAAGCTGAAGAAATGGAAACACTATTCGCACAAGGGATGCAATCGATGAGGATGAGTTACTACCCTCCGTGTCCTCAGCCGGAGCTTGTCACGGGTCTCTACCCTCACTCCGATGCAGTCGGTCTCACCATTCTCCTCCAGGTCAATGAAGTGGACGCCCTCCAACTCAAGAAAGACGGATTCTGGATTCCCATTGCTCCCCTCCCTAACGCATTCATCATCAACGTAGGAGATATCGTGGAG ATTGTGACCAACGGTGCTTATAGGAGCAATGAGCATAGAGTAACTGTGAACAAAGAGAAAGCGAGACTCTCCATTTCCACATTTCTGAGCCCGAATCTGGATGGTGACATGGGTCCTGCGCCAAGCCTCATCACTCCTCCTCACACTCCAGCGAAATTCAAGAGGATCGGTGTGGCTGAATATTTCAAGGGATACTTCTCACGGGAACTCGCGGGGAAATCATATCTGGACCTCATGAAGATT AAATTGGTTGAGGCATATGCAATGGACCCAAAATTAACAAAGCTAGGCAGCTCTCTTCCGGTGCCTATCGTACAAGAATTGGCCAAGGAGAAATTAGCAACGGTTCCTCCAAGATACGTGCGCCCAGATCAACATCAACACACGATTCTCTCTGCTCTTAATTCTTCCTTCCCTCAAATTCCTGTCATCGATATGCAGAAGTTTTCAGACATCTATACAATGGATTCTGAGCTTCAGGCCCTACATAATGCATGCCAAGAATGGGGTTTCTTTCAG TTGATCAACCATGGGGTGGGCTCTGCTGTAATGGAGAAAATGAAGatagaaattcaagaattctTTAATCTCCCAAtagaggagaagaagaaattgaagCATGAGGAAGGGGACATACAGGGTTATGGGCAAGCCTTTGTTGTATCAGAAGATCAAAAGCTCGACTGGGGAGACATGTTTGCCATTGTTACCTCACCAATTTACCTCAGAAAGCCTCACTTAATCGCCAAGCTTCCTGCTACCTTCAG ggaCGCCACAGAAGTGTATGCATCGGAACTCAAAGTTCTCGCCATGAAGATTCTAAAGCTAATGGCAAAAGCCTTAGACATGAAAGCTGAAGAAATGGAAACGCTATTCGCAGAAGGGATGCATTCCATGAGGATGAACTACTATCCTCCGTGTCCCCAGCCCGAGCTCGTCACGGGCCTCTGCCCTCACTCCGATGCAGATGGGCTCACCATTCTCCTCCAAGTGAATGAAATGGAAGGCCTCCAGATCAAGAAAGATGGAGTCTGGATTCCCGTTTCTCCACTCCCTAATGCATTCGTCATCAATATTGGAGATAACTTGGAG ATTCTGACGAACGGTGCTTATAGGAGCATTGAGCATAGAGCAACTGTCAACAAGGACAAAGAAAGAATCTCCATTGCCACATTTCTGGGCGCGAATCTAGATGGTGATATGGGTCCGTCGCCAAGCCTCGTCACTCCTCAGACTCCGGCAAAATTCAAGAGGATCGGGGTGACTGAATATTTGAAGGGACTATTCTCGCGGGAACTCATGGGGAAATCATATCTAGACCTTATGAGGATTTAG
- the LOC105167330 gene encoding uncharacterized protein LOC105167330, which yields MAEEFQESEVIFGECVEDEERDCSCCNSPLSSRPPESRSYCIHSKGKRKKLKVINNKKSSAPMNIPERNAWFRYVESSSDIEGDDDGDMVPPHVIIGRRVPGGKVMAFSLCTGKGRTLKGRDLSEVRNSILRMTGFLET from the coding sequence ATGGCGGAAGAATTTCAGGAGTCTGAAGTTATATTTGGGGAATGCGTTGAGGATGAAGAGAGAGATTGTAGCTGCTGCAATTCTCCGTTGAGCTCCCGGCCGCCGGAATCGAGAAGCTACTGCATTCATAGTAaaggaaagaggaaaaagCTGAAGGTAATCAATAATAAGAAGAGCTCCGCCCCGATGAATATTCCGGAGCGGAATGCGTGGTTCCGTTACGTGGAGTCGTCGTCGGATATTGAGGGCGACGATGATGGAGATATGGTGCCGCCGCACGTCATCATAGGGCGGCGCGTGCCGGGGGGGAAGGTGATGGCGTTTTCGCTTTGTACGGGAAAGGGGAGGACTCTGAAGGGGAGGGATTTGAGTGAAGTCCGGAATTCGATTCTCAGAATGACTGGATTTCTTGAAACGTGA